The following coding sequences lie in one Massilia sp. KIM genomic window:
- a CDS encoding GntR family transcriptional regulator, protein MTSFRAIEHSPEPLYSQVRERLRERILDGTYLHDARLPAESEISAIFGVSRITVRQALSDLQNEGLIVKVAGKGSFVARPRPSQELSRLEGFGEAMSRKGHRILNRVVSQLELPATPAVAAQLRLPVGAPVCEIRRVRFLDREPVSYEVTYLPPALGRRLRTENLAERDIFLILEVDYGIALGHADIQIGAVNADPALATSLAVAPRAALLRIERLTWSADGEPLDFEYLYVRGEAFQYLLRLPRHPSSTQGT, encoded by the coding sequence ATGACTTCCTTCCGCGCCATCGAACACTCGCCCGAACCGCTCTATTCCCAGGTGCGCGAACGCCTGCGCGAGCGCATCCTGGACGGCACCTACCTGCACGACGCCCGCCTGCCCGCCGAAAGCGAGATCAGCGCCATCTTCGGCGTCAGCCGCATCACGGTGCGCCAGGCCCTGAGCGACCTGCAGAACGAGGGCCTGATCGTCAAGGTGGCCGGCAAGGGCTCCTTCGTGGCCCGCCCCCGCCCCAGCCAGGAGCTCAGCCGCCTGGAAGGCTTCGGCGAAGCGATGTCGCGCAAGGGCCACCGCATCCTCAACCGCGTCGTCTCGCAGCTGGAGCTGCCGGCCACGCCGGCGGTCGCGGCCCAGCTGCGGCTGCCGGTCGGCGCGCCGGTGTGCGAGATCCGGCGCGTGCGCTTCCTCGACCGCGAACCGGTGTCGTATGAAGTCACCTACCTGCCGCCCGCCCTCGGCCGCCGCCTGCGCACGGAAAACCTTGCCGAGCGCGACATCTTCCTGATCCTGGAAGTCGACTACGGCATCGCGCTCGGCCATGCCGACATCCAGATCGGCGCCGTCAACGCCGACCCGGCGCTGGCCACCTCGCTGGCGGTGGCGCCGCGCGCGGCCCTGCTGCGGATCGAGCGCCTGACCTGGAGCGCGGACGGCGAGCCGCTCGATTTCGAATACCTGTACGTGCGCGGCGAAGCCTTCCAGTACCTGCTGCGCCTGCCCCGCCATCCTTCTTCCACCCAAGGAACCTGA